In Fragaria vesca subsp. vesca linkage group LG5, FraVesHawaii_1.0, whole genome shotgun sequence, the genomic stretch TCAATGGATGATTAGTTTTACAGGAATGTCTTTTCCTGTGCAAAATTGAGGCACAGAATACTTGTTGGTCTTACTATTTAGCTGGCATAGAACCTTTTTTCTGGTCCTTTTTCGTGTAATGATCTTGTTTTGCTCACAGAAACCACATGCAAAGAGATTCCTCCAAATTGGTGGGGACATAAATATGGGTTCGTCCCTGGGGGTTTGCTTGGAGCAGAATTGAAAAGAAGGAAGTTAGAAAATTCTCAAGCGAATGAGAGAAAAATGTTTTATGAGGATGATCAAGTAAATTTATACAATCTTGTTCAGGTATGTGCTGTCCTGGTTCTGTTGGATCTTTGTTTCCTTAACTTGTTTTGCCTGCTGTAAATAGTATCATGGTTGTATCTCAATGCAATTACTTTTGCTGCCTCATGCTTATAGCTTATGAGAAGTTATTAAATAGAAGTGGGGCATGTTTGGAGTTGTGTCAACAGTATGACAATGTATGTGGTGCCTTGCATGTTCAGGACAAATCTACAACTGGAAAGCAAGGACTGGGCATTAAGGACCGGAAAAAGAAAGTAGCTGGTTGCTTCTTTGAGGGGAAAAAGACATCATTCGATGATAGTGATGATGAAGATTCTGCTGATCCTAGCTCTCCCATTGAAGACAAACAAGATGGCTCTTTAGAAATGGGAAGTAGCAACGAACCAAAAGTGAAGCTGAAAAAGCTTTGTAAGCAGCTTATTTGTCAGGTGAGTCCTTTAAGATTGTTTATTTGAATTTTGATTTTCAAAATCTCTCCCGCACTAATTAATAGCCTTTTCCAGGCACCTGGAGCGTCATTAAAACTGAAAGCATTGAAAGCTTTGATTGATGAACGTTCATCTTCTGTTTTCTCCGACTTTTCTTCAAAAAGAGATGCTCTTGCTTACTTGAAAACAAAGGTAGAGGCACCATGAACTATTGAGCAGTATTCTTATGTTACCACAAATTGATTTTCTTTCTTATTAACTATTGGCTAAGTTAATAATCTCTTGTTTGGACTGCAGCTGGAAGGCAGCACAAAGTTTATCGTGGAAGGGAAAAAGGTAAGTCTCAGATCAAAGGCAGCATGAAGATTTTGGTAGAATTGAGTTTATACTATTTTTCGTTTGCCAATTTTGGGACTTTTGCGGCGTGATCTGCACATTGCAGCTGAGCCTAGTTTATAGTTGAATTATTGAAGTATGCCCTTGCTAGTTGTAGTAATCAGTCGAAAGTAAAATCCCAAGTGTCATTTTTTTTCCTTGTGCTAAATCTGTGTCCGTATTGTAAGCAATATTACGGAAGTTGCTATTTGCTAGTTATTGTAATGGCAATAAGATACCAGTGTAAAAGTTCATTTATAACATCATTGTCTGGCCTTCTGATAACCTCAATGGCTTCTGTGAACCAAGTACTATTGTTTAAATACTATATAAATCACATATTATAAGATGAGGGGTTTCAAGCATCATCTCTGTCCATTTTGTCTGTGTGACTATCCCACTTGAAAATTGAAATAATGCTAATCCTAGATGTAATTGGCTTGTACAATTTTCTTTGCTATGAACTTTCCCAAGTAATCGTATCCATGGCAATACAGTGCTTCAATTTCTGCTCTCTGACCACTCTCAACCATCAATCGCAACTCTTCTCTGTAGCTCTCCTGCAATACAATTTAAACTCAGTTAAAGATGTTAATGTTGCTGGATATAAAGTGTTCAGGTGCAGGATATTGTAGTTAACCTGCAACATGTCCGATGATATCAAGCCTTTAGCAATTTGGATGTCCTTCGGTTTCAGTGGAACCAAAGCTTCTGCAGGTAAGAGCTCTATGTCATCAGCTCGCATTCCCAACCACTTCACATTGCAAGCTAAAACAAAAAGAGAACGTTCTTTGAATTTGTAGTTTCTTTCTGCATAACAGCAAACTATAAATATCAAATTGAACAGAAAAGTACCATATCTGTAAGCTTCCAGTCCCATCCCTATACTTCCAAACTTGAAAGTGCATAGAATAGCTAAACCAGCTGGGTTCCTTCAAGAGCAGTCCTCAATCAAAACATAAGAACTAGCAATGAAACTATTGCTGTATACACAAACAGAATAGAGAATCCATACCAGTCAACTAGTGCTAAAATTGGCAAATCAGGAAATGCACGGCTCAATTGATGAAGAAGCAGCCTGCATCAAACAATTGTCGAGGCATACGAGTTATTAGAATATCTCCAATCTAGTTGTGCAAAGCAATGGAAGTTAGCTTGTTCAGAACTTACCTTGTGGCGATGTCTGGGTACCCTTTAGCAGTGATAAGAATGCTGGGAAATTGGTTGAACACACGATCCTCAACCAGGCGCTGGTATATTGCATGCTAATCAAATAAAATCAACCTTGTTAAACCACAACAAACTTTCAGGCATCAAATCACAACCTTGGAAAACATTTACCTTCTCGACTACAATGATGTACCGCGCATCTGTTTTCATCATCAAATTATCTATCATATTCAGGTCACCAGTGATAGCATGCCCTGAAAATCCACAGGCAGCACAGTCCACAACCTCTTGGTTCGGCTCCTATAGCAAGTTTACTGATTATGTACCCTACTGCTTCAAACATTCACATTTGAAATGAAATTCATGGTGAAAAGATATAATGATACATCACCTGCAACAGCAAACGGCCGGCGATAAGTCCTCGGCTAGACGCCATGATTCCGAGGCTGTAACGGCTGCAGCGAAGCAATGCCACCACATCTGCACACACACAGCAAATTTCAATCCAATTCCAATTCCAATTTAACTAAACCTAGAAAAGATTGAACTAAATTTTAGCTTGGTACTGAAGAAACCGACCTTGGATAGTCCGATTGACCTGCGATTGCGACGAGAAATACTCCGGCGAGTCGCAAAGCAACTTGTAGAAAAGCTCCCTCTGCGTGACTCTCTTTCCTTGTCCCAAAACCTCACAGCACATCGCCATCACCTTCCACACTATCAATCGAAAATCGACACCTTATCGAAACAAAACGCAATTCAAAATCACAAAATCGATCAACAGGTAGAATCAACTGACCTCTGATGAAGGCCTTGGCGGCATTGGGGCGCATAAGCGATCTGGTACAGAACGAGTGCGTCAGGAAAATCCATGAGGTCTGAGTCACCAGGCCTTGATTGAGTCGAGTGTTGCTTGAGCTTCGAGCGACCTGGTCAAATTTGAGTCAAATGAGAGAGGAAGTTGCAGAGAGGAATTGGATTGAGGAATTTAGGGTTTTACGAGAGGGAGGTCAGAGATTGCGGGGTCCGGCGAGGTGAGGATTTTGAGGAAGTTGAGGATGGCGACTTGGATTCGAGCTATGACCTCCGGCGGAGTGAGGATGTCGGCGTAGCAGAGCTGCTGATCGGAGAAGAAGTTCAGCGCCGATTTGCAGGTGTCCTCCATTTTTTTTTGTTGGGGATTTTGGAAAGAGTGAGTGATCGTTTTAAAACTCGGAAATGCGAATCGGCGCGCCAGATATGTACCGCCACGACGTCGTTTTTTCATTCAAGATCACTATAGTCAAGGCCCAAAGATTCCCAATACGCAAGAGGCCCAAAGATTCCCAATACGCAAGAGGCCCAAAGATGAAAGTTCAAACCGCGACAAATGCTTGCAAAATTGTCTTAATTCTTAACTTTTATAATTTTCCAAGCGAAGACTATCCATTTTCGAGCTTACACAATATAGTATGGATACTTTTTGTGAAGTATTGCATCATTGAATCAACATTTTAATCATGAATTATTAATGTATCATCGTCCAGGCATGTTTGTTATATCTTATGTTACTTTTGTCATTATGAATCCAGAACGGAAGAAGGAAGACCGGCCACTAGTCTTGAGGTCACAATTCGCGAACACATTTTCTCCTAATCAAGTAAGGTTCAACATGATTGATACTTCTCCGAACCATCTCTGTTAATTCCTAGGTATGGTAGGAAAAGGATCTGCAATATAAAAAGATCCAAAACAAGAAGATTTGTCAAAAGTGATATCATATAGTGGTGGTCACCAACCGTCATATATATACTGGACCCAATATTCTTGAGCTAGCTTCCCTTCCTTCAAGGTCACATAATGCAGCATTCATCGAAACGAAGAAAAAGTCACATATTGTAGGCTTCTTTTTCTTGTTTTCGGTCCATCACCGTCTCATTTTAAGCAAGTTTGTTGTTAATTCATATTATTTGTCACTGTTAGTGTACGTTAGTGTCTTGCAACTGCAATGTTGCCCATGCCGGCCAAGAAGGAGCCCTGTGGTGATGGAGAGGAATATATTGCAAGTTGCAGCAAGCAGTGACTGAATATATTTCTTCTTCAATAATATTGACTTGGATATTTCTTGTTGCAACTTGTACGCTTAGTTTGTTTAGAAATAAGTTAATTCAAAGGGCTTACATAACAATTGGTTATGTGCCTGGAGTTCTACAGTGTACTAATTGCCGGAAAATTGTGTTGTGGTTCGATCACCAAGCCACGAAAGGCCATAAGTAAGAACTTTTGAGCTCTGAGAGTGGGGAATGGATGGAAATAAGGGAATGGTTTAAAGCATATACACCATATAGCTCATAGATGTCTTGGTTGGGCAGTTGGGCGAGGTAGGAGTACTACCAACGATGGCAATGGTTACATTGATCCATGCCTACATGTACACTACATAGCAATGCCCATAAAAAGATGAATGTGATAACATAACATCTTCTATTATATATGGATCATCTTCGTCTATTCTTATAGGTAATGTTTATTTGCACTTCCCACATATACAAAGTACGAATTTTATTGGAAAATTATAAACACCTAATTGTTGGTGAAAATATCTTTGATTTGAAAATATCTTTTAAACTTGAGACTTTAAAAGTTGGGGATGCATGAATATTGAAAGGTTAGGAGCATTAATATAGCCAAGTCCGGGGAGAAAGGGAGCTCGAGTTAGGAAGGAGGGGGACCAAATTAACCATATCTATTAAACTCCTATATCTATAAGGAACTGAAATTTACACTCCTACTTTCCTCTTTTGATAATTTAAATTTTGTCTTTAGTGAGATGTGTTTTGTCTTTTTGGCGAAAACTTTACCCAAAAATAAAATGTGAGAGTGTAGATTGTAAAATAGAGACTATAAATTTCATATGTATATTGTCCCGTATAGATAAAAAGATAGTAGAGGGATGTGACTAATGTCCTCCCCAATTCATTACAAAAAGTTCCATTTCATCATCTTCATTGATCCTCATACCCTCATTCAAGTCCATCCAAAAAAATAATACAAAGTTTCGAGTCCAACAGTGACATATTATGAAGAAGACCTTCATTAATTCAGTTCTGAATTGGGAGGCACATTCGAAGCAACTAGCTAGCAAATCAATCACCAAGTTGCAGAAAAGGAAAACTTTCAGTTTCGTATTTGTTGAAAAACTTGGCAAAAACGACGAAATAAAACTTTTTATGCAAAAATATTGTCAGTAATCGGCGCCGACATACGAAAGAGTACGCGTGGAGAATTCGGTTCTTCATTGGCTGCTGCCGGTCACCGGAGCCACGTAAGATGCGTGTACGGTTGACAATGGCTAGCTAACAGCTAGAGAGATAAACCCTTTTGACTTTTCTGCGATGTCAACCCCCCAGTGAGAAACCACAAGAGGGTTTTTTATAGACTGGAAGCTAATATACCATTATATATAAGCAAGCCTTTGGTTTAGATTCCCATCATCTTATTTTTCTTCACAATCAAAACTCACTCTACTCTCTCTTTCTTACCCTCTCTGTCTGTGATTCTGTAAGCTATGGAGAACAGCTGGGATTTGCAAGCAGTAGTGAGAGGATGCAATAACAATCTTGAAGGGTTTGCTAATACCATGGAGTTCTCTCAATCATCTTGTGTTGGATTTGCTCCTGCAACCATTGAAGAAGATGATGATATTTTCCGGACCTTTCCTCAGCTGTTTGATACCACAACAGCTTTGGATGAATTGGAGGAGCTTTACAAGCCCTTCTACCCAAACTTGCAGCCTATTTCCCCTATCATTCCTAATCCTACCCCCGCCGCATCGGTTCTTCAGGAAGTCGCTAAAGAAGAAAAAGAAGAGCCAAAGAAGCTGAAAAGCTTGAAAGAATCCTCACCGATATGCAAAAGAAGGTTGGTAATCATCAATTCAACATGATTTCTAAGTTTTCTAATATTAAAGGAATGATAATATGGTATGTTATATTGTTACACTGGTGTAGGGTGTAGTTCTCTAGCTTTTTTTGCCTATAGATGCTTAATTTTAGTTTCAACCAAATGTTTGATTATGTTTTAATCTTTCAAATGCTAATTTCAGCAGGAAGAATCAGAGCAAAAGGGTGGTGAAAGAGGTTAAGGAACAGGATCTGTTTTCGGACGTGTGGGCGTGGCGAAAATATGGTCAAAAACCCATCAAGGGATCGCCATATCCAAGAAGCTATTACAGGTGCAGTAGCTCAAAAGGATGTTCAGCAAGAAAACAAGTTGAGAGGAGCAATTCCAACCCAGAATTGTTCATCATAACCTTCACTGCAGAACACAACCATGATCATCCTACTCGGCGAAACTCTCTAGCTGGCAGCACTAGAACAAAGTTCCCAAAATCTCAGAACAATGAAAAGAGCAAACATGCATTTGTTCCTGTGAAAGAAGAAGCACATAGACTGTTGGAAGAGGATGAAGTTAGTCAAGAGAGCGCCACAGATATGATGTTGGGAGATGAAGCTGTTCCAAGCTTTGAAGATTTCGATAGAAAGTTGGAGGAATTGAACGAATTGATGGCGGAACCAGTCATGACAGATGATTTCTTTTCGGATCAGTACCTTTCAGATAGTTACTTTCCAAGTTCTTGGTTCCTTGGTCACTCTTCAAGTACTGTGACCGGAGCTTGCTGACGATTTACCAAGAGGTCATACATATAGAGCTAGATATATCTTTCAGGAATCAGAGAGAACGATGTGATCGATCAGTTGTATATCGAGAAAATTGAATTCCAACACTTCAGTTTCTTTTAAACTGATAAAATGATGAACTGTAATTACTAATTAGTAATTTAGTATAGTGTGACGACTACCATAGTCTTGATTATTATCTATATAATTCAGGATTAGGATGAAATCATCTCTCACGTTTGAATATATAATTGGTGTACTTGATTAATGTACCACAACCCGTCTAACCTTTAGCTGTAAGCAAGAATCAGTTCATTTTTTTAATTAGAGACAAGATAAGTATGAATTATTTTGAATTTCAAATTGGTCAAATTTGTTTGTTGGTAGGAACGCAATCAAACAGTACTATGCTGTTAGAAGAATTCTCTAGTTAGCTGCAGCTCCTGAATTATTGATGTCATAGCATCATTGGTAACATTTACACAAAGCGAAGACGATTTCTCCCCAAAACCACAACTCATCATCTTCTTTACAATAGCAGTACATAGATATGATGCA encodes the following:
- the LOC101293092 gene encoding meiotic recombination protein SPO11-2-like, with the translated sequence MEDTCKSALNFFSDQQLCYADILTPPEVIARIQVAILNFLKILTSPDPAISDLPLVARSSSNTRLNQGLVTQTSWIFLTHSFCTRSLMRPNAAKAFIRVWKVMAMCCEVLGQGKRVTQRELFYKLLCDSPEYFSSQSQVNRTIQDVVALLRCSRYSLGIMASSRGLIAGRLLLQEPNQEVVDCAACGFSGHAITGDLNMIDNLMMKTDARYIIVVEKHAIYQRLVEDRVFNQFPSILITAKGYPDIATRLLLHQLSRAFPDLPILALVDWNPAGLAILCTFKFGSIGMGLEAYRYACNVKWLGMRADDIELLPAEALVPLKPKDIQIAKGLISSDMLQVNYNIVLQESYREELRLMVESGQRAEIEALYCHGYDYLGKFIAKKIVQANYI
- the LOC101292794 gene encoding uncharacterized protein LOC101292794, with the translated sequence MAAPEAPVNYVGIAKKSAAFRLMKQMGWEEGEGLGKDKQGIKGYVRVKNKQDTSGVGVEKPNQWAFDTTQFDNILKRLKVQAAQPVVEEKKSAEVESDDDELPSPVKEPVVKVTRPQGRYKRRERGKLVDAYSSKDLEGILVKRAASPEINYLDDESDKDKATEIQVICPEETTCKEIPPNWWGHKYGFVPGGLLGAELKRRKLENSQANERKMFYEDDQVNLYNLVQDKSTTGKQGLGIKDRKKKVAGCFFEGKKTSFDDSDDEDSADPSSPIEDKQDGSLEMGSSNEPKVKLKKLCKQLICQAPGASLKLKALKALIDERSSSVFSDFSSKRDALAYLKTKLEGSTKFIVEGKKVSLRSKAA
- the LOC101293392 gene encoding probable WRKY transcription factor 29-like; the protein is MENSWDLQAVVRGCNNNLEGFANTMEFSQSSCVGFAPATIEEDDDIFRTFPQLFDTTTALDELEELYKPFYPNLQPISPIIPNPTPAASVLQEVAKEEKEEPKKLKSLKESSPICKRRKNQSKRVVKEVKEQDLFSDVWAWRKYGQKPIKGSPYPRSYYRCSSSKGCSARKQVERSNSNPELFIITFTAEHNHDHPTRRNSLAGSTRTKFPKSQNNEKSKHAFVPVKEEAHRLLEEDEVSQESATDMMLGDEAVPSFEDFDRKLEELNELMAEPVMTDDFFSDQYLSDSYFPSSWFLGHSSSTVTGAC